TGGGGCATGCTGCGCGAGCCCCTGTTCGGATTCCCCCGTGCCAACTACCGGCTGATCGGGCGCTGGTTCGCCTACATGCCGCGCGGGCGATTCCGCCACGCGTCCATCGCCGCGTCGCCCTCGCTCCCGTATGAGCATGCCATTGGCTGGCTGGCACACTACGGCATTGGCCTGATGTTCGCCGCGTTGCTGGTGTGGTGCGGCGGCACCGACTGGCTTGAGCGACCCACACCCGGGCTGGCCATGGGTGTTGGCATGACCACGCTCGCCGCTCCGCTGTGTCTCATGCAGCCCGCCATGGGAGCGGGGTTTGCTGCGTCACGCACGGCGAAGCCGTGGGCCGCGCGCACACAAAGCGCCATCACGCACGCGATCTACGGGCTCGGGCTCTACCTCGCCGCATGGACGCTATCCCGATTGGCACCCCTGGCCGGCTGATGCGGCCGCAGCCCGACCCGCTCACTTCGGTCACCATCTCCCATTCACTTCGGATATCCCCATGCGCATCCCTGGGTCGTGGCACGCGTCACCGCGTGACCCGCGCCCGTTGAACCAACGCCTCGGCCGCACGCGCCGTGACCTCGCGAATCATCGCAGGCTCCATGAACAGCTGGTGCGCGTTCGCACGCAACGCCGAAAGTCCATGCACCAACGCCCACAAGGTGGCCACATCCACGGAATCCTCAGCCCCCGTGGCCTCACGGATGCCGGCGCGCAGGAGATCGAGCGTACGCGTCGCAATGGGCACGGTCTCCGGCCGCGCCGTCGCATCAACGGGCTGGAACATCAGCGCGAAGAGGCCCGGATGCGCATCGGCGAAGGCCACGTAGGTCTGACCCATGGCGGCGATCCGCTCCGTCGCCGTGTCACCTCGGACGTGCTGCAGCGACTCGGCGAGGCGCGCGAAGCCCTCGGCACTCAGCGCATCCAACAATGCGTCGCGATCGGCGAAGTGCCGGTACGGCGCGTTGTGAGACACGCCAAGCTGGCGCGCGAGGTCGCGAAGGCTCAGGGACGCCGGGCCGTTGCGTTCCAGTACCTCGCGCGCCGCCGACAACAACGCCTGGCGCAGGTCGCCGTGGTGATAGGGAGCCGCATGATCGCTCATCACGCAAAGCTGCCCTGCGGTGTTGACACCGTCAACATGCGGAATTTATGTTGTCAGTGCCAACATTAGCCCAAAGCACCACATCGTCTCCCCAGCTACCATGTCCGAAT
This portion of the Gemmatimonas sp. UBA7669 genome encodes:
- a CDS encoding DUF2938 domain-containing protein — encoded protein: MSLAIRTALIGVLATLFMDLWGMLREPLFGFPRANYRLIGRWFAYMPRGRFRHASIAASPSLPYEHAIGWLAHYGIGLMFAALLVWCGGTDWLERPTPGLAMGVGMTTLAAPLCLMQPAMGAGFAASRTAKPWAARTQSAITHAIYGLGLYLAAWTLSRLAPLAG
- a CDS encoding TetR/AcrR family transcriptional regulator, which gives rise to MSDHAAPYHHGDLRQALLSAAREVLERNGPASLSLRDLARQLGVSHNAPYRHFADRDALLDALSAEGFARLAESLQHVRGDTATERIAAMGQTYVAFADAHPGLFALMFQPVDATARPETVPIATRTLDLLRAGIREATGAEDSVDVATLWALVHGLSALRANAHQLFMEPAMIREVTARAAEALVQRARVTR